In Cardiocondyla obscurior isolate alpha-2009 linkage group LG07, Cobs3.1, whole genome shotgun sequence, the DNA window actttatatacCTTTGGCACAAATTTTTTCGCTTGATTATTCTGTGTTATTTGTTCACCATTAACCGTTTGGGAATGATGTATTTTAGTCATATGCTCTTTTAACTTATCCTTTCTTTTAAACCGTTTACCGCAATTTGCGCAATGAAACTCTCtgcataaataaaagttaattaaatttattttaatttacgtaacCATTATTAACGTAATCCcactaaattgaaattaaaagtacCTGTGATCAGAGTGTTTTAGCAAATGCATTCGCAATTTGTCGACAGTTGGGAAACGTTTTGCACAGTGTTGACACTTGTGCTTCCTTTCACAGTGATGTGCACGAATATGTTTGCGAATAACTGAATATTTGATAAACGTTCGTTGGCAGTGAGGACAATTGAATATACCGTCTTGATTTCTATGTGTCTCAACATGATCCTTCAGCATTGTACCCTGGCGAAATAACTGCTTGCACATTGGACATtcgaaaatttgtttattttctgcaaatcaaaattatcgtaattaatacAGTACGATACAAATATTGTTAACTcatttatcatataaatttatttaataattaatttaatttatcatataaatttaCCTTTATGCGTTTTTAAATGACCAGACAACGCGGAGTTGTTCATAAATCGTTTCAAACAGATACTGCACGGCAGTGGTTTTTGGTCTTCAGCACCATGTGCCAAACAGTGCTGTTGTAATCGTATTTTCGTAGCGAAACGTTTGTAACACATTGAACACTTGTAAGAACCAAGAGGATTTAATCTCTTTGCTTTAGGTAACGTCATTCGTCCGTGTTGAGACACATGATTCACTAATTCGCTTTGCTTCTGAAAATTAAGTCCACATTGAGGACATGCAGATGTTTGATTTTCAATTTTGATATCATTAGAAGAATGAATGGTTGTGTGTAAGTTGAGCAGAGACGGTTTTCTGAAAATCAAATTGCATATAGAACATTTCCATTCCTTGTCGCATTTGTTTTGCCGTgagttttccttttctttcacATTTCTATCGCGGAACATCTTTATGCGTCGATTATAAGAATTACCATCCAAACGTGGCCATGTAGATATTTGATTAGCCACTtccgctaaaaaaaaaattaatttgaattatttattatactatgTGGTACGTAATATTTATAGTCAAATTTTTCatacctttttcttctttggcATCTGGTTTAAGTATTAGCAAATTTCTGCGGTTTGCATAGTCTGGACTAGGACCAGCTTTTAACTCTTCCTTTGGCGAAATGTTTCTATTAGTCAAAAATACTATTCCATCTTTCTGTTGgcaaataatcaaattttgCTCCTTATACGTCAGTGCGGGCCGCACAAAACGCATCCAATTCGAAGTGtctgaaagaaattaatttaaatttaatacttaaattattaacgaacGCCGTAATTAATGACGGTTCCTTACTTTCGTTAGAAACATCTACTTTTAAGAATTCCCCATTCTCAGTTTCATAAAGTAGTGGTAAAGCATTTTCGAAAAGTGATCCATCATAAGCACATAATACACCTTCTATGGGCCCAAACTGAGTGCGCTTCCGAATATTACGTTTTGCAAAAACTCCGTAAGTCACGCTATTTGCTGCAGTTTGTGAAGTAGATAGCTTGTTTAACAAAAGATATGATCCTGGCAGTGTTGCTACAGCGCGTGATGGTACGGGCTGATCTGCGATTGCACATACATCCGTCAAATTAGAGCTGTCATCTTTGGCACAATTATTCTCATAATCGTCATCGCACCCTGTAAAAATACCTGTTACATAAATCAAGTTtatagataattataaatatggtATTTATCTATAttcagaaaaaatatttttacttacagaAATCCTTTTTATCTGTTATATGCCGTTTGGATCTTCTTATGTCTTTTTTCTCaactattttctcttttttagtGGACGGTGGTTCTTTGGCATTTTGTTGAATTTCTTTAACATCTTCTGGCAAAACAAGATtgttgttttctttatttgcatCTTCAATAATAGATGGTAAAGTGATAGGGTTGTCTTCCAATTCAATATTCTGATTTTTAAATGTGTTGATAACATTTATTTGATCATCCTGCATCACTAAGAAGTCTCTAGTAAGAGCAAAGTCAGTGCCTGATATTCCTGTTAGCATTAAAGGGGTGGCTGATGATTCTAACTCAGGTGCAGTTtctgtaaatattatataattaaaaaaaaaaagaaacaattaaaaaatttaatatatgcagtagactaaaatatattttattttataataaacatattatttCTCACCCTGCATTAGAATTAATTCATTGCTGACACTGGATACTAGCCCATCTTCATTCCCATTGCCAACAAAATCTGTAGTATCTGTTTGTGTCTGAGTATCAATTGGATGAGTTAGTTGAGTCACATAATTAATGTTTGTTCGAATATTTGGTTCAGGCTGGGACATCAGGGGTGAGGATGGACCTTGAAGTACAACAACAGAATTATGGAAAGGAG includes these proteins:
- the LOC139103799 gene encoding PR domain zinc finger protein 10 isoform X1; the encoded protein is MDPRGPPEGAPAESFEISSIDRGDTLVNWPTDHPFTSALCEQPKKLNNRLLFLTVEYVEDQSNRLFPTYEQIFSPRATSPLSEFEHRVSPLDPNMSSTARYSPTPVQLPSSPFHNSVVVLQGPSSPLMSQPEPNIRTNINYVTQLTHPIDTQTQTDTTDFVGNGNEDGLVSSVSNELILMQETAPELESSATPLMLTGISGTDFALTRDFLVMQDDQINVINTFKNQNIELEDNPITLPSIIEDANKENNNLVLPEDVKEIQQNAKEPPSTKKEKIVEKKDIRRSKRHITDKKDFCIFTGCDDDYENNCAKDDSSNLTDVCAIADQPVPSRAVATLPGSYLLLNKLSTSQTAANSVTYGVFAKRNIRKRTQFGPIEGVLCAYDGSLFENALPLLYETENGEFLKVDVSNENTSNWMRFVRPALTYKEQNLIICQQKDGIVFLTNRNISPKEELKAGPSPDYANRRNLLILKPDAKEEKAEVANQISTWPRLDGNSYNRRIKMFRDRNVKEKENSRQNKCDKEWKCSICNLIFRKPSLLNLHTTIHSSNDIKIENQTSACPQCGLNFQKQSELVNHVSQHGRMTLPKAKRLNPLGSYKCSMCYKRFATKIRLQQHCLAHGAEDQKPLPCSICLKRFMNNSALSGHLKTHKENKQIFECPMCKQLFRQGTMLKDHVETHRNQDGIFNCPHCQRTFIKYSVIRKHIRAHHCERKHKCQHCAKRFPTVDKLRMHLLKHSDHREFHCANCGKRFKRKDKLKEHMTKIHHSQTVNGEQITQNNQAKKFVPKVNPNDYNRFIYKCHQCLVGFKRRGMLVNHLAKRHPDVAPESVPELNLPILRQTRDYYCQYCDKVYKSSSKRKAHIMKNHPGAALPPSNRQKESEFSGLPNPSFSQTVGSITTSPQGCQWCHKQYASKAKLLQHQRKKHAHLMEPADQIPRSRNRPPQNQNQPPALNDNFVIPDYIQGCDGDFLKQKIIKITNDVDLISNGGLEMIGQQFVRMRDIR
- the LOC139103799 gene encoding PR domain zinc finger protein 10 isoform X2 — protein: MDPRGPPEGAPAESFEISSIDRGDTLVNWPTDHPFTSALCEQPKKLNNRLLFLTVEYVEDQSNRLFPTYEQIFSPRATSPLSEFEHRVSPLDPNMSSTARYSPTPVQLPSSPFHNSVVVLQGPSSPLMSQPEPNIRTNINYVTQLTHPIDTQTQTDTTDFVGNGNEDGLVSSVSNELILMQETAPELESSATPLMLTGISGTDFALTRDFLVMQDDQINVINTFKNQNIELEDNPITLPSIIEDANKENNNLVLPEDVKEIQQNAKEPPSTKKEKIVEKKDIRRSKRHITDKKDFWCDDDYENNCAKDDSSNLTDVCAIADQPVPSRAVATLPGSYLLLNKLSTSQTAANSVTYGVFAKRNIRKRTQFGPIEGVLCAYDGSLFENALPLLYETENGEFLKVDVSNENTSNWMRFVRPALTYKEQNLIICQQKDGIVFLTNRNISPKEELKAGPSPDYANRRNLLILKPDAKEEKAEVANQISTWPRLDGNSYNRRIKMFRDRNVKEKENSRQNKCDKEWKCSICNLIFRKPSLLNLHTTIHSSNDIKIENQTSACPQCGLNFQKQSELVNHVSQHGRMTLPKAKRLNPLGSYKCSMCYKRFATKIRLQQHCLAHGAEDQKPLPCSICLKRFMNNSALSGHLKTHKENKQIFECPMCKQLFRQGTMLKDHVETHRNQDGIFNCPHCQRTFIKYSVIRKHIRAHHCERKHKCQHCAKRFPTVDKLRMHLLKHSDHREFHCANCGKRFKRKDKLKEHMTKIHHSQTVNGEQITQNNQAKKFVPKVNPNDYNRFIYKCHQCLVGFKRRGMLVNHLAKRHPDVAPESVPELNLPILRQTRDYYCQYCDKVYKSSSKRKAHIMKNHPGAALPPSNRQKESEFSGLPNPSFSQTVGSITTSPQGCQWCHKQYASKAKLLQHQRKKHAHLMEPADQIPRSRNRPPQNQNQPPALNDNFVIPDYIQGCDGDFLKQKIIKITNDVDLISNGGLEMIGQQFVRMRDIR